The genomic interval GCCGTAATCCCTGTCTTCGCCGTTCGCATCGATCGACGATTGCAAACAATGGCCTCAACCGGGAGTCTGAATCCATCAGAGGCTTCACCGGCTGCGTAAGATGCCTATAGCAGCGTGTCGAAGTAACGGGGACTGGCTCCGACCAGATAAAAAACGCCATGACATCGTGACCGCGCAGGTGCCTGTCCCCCTTACTTCAACACGCTGATAGACGGCAAGTGTGAGATTCCTTCCCTGCAATGACATTCCATTTGACGCACTGGACAAACTCCATGAGCACGCCAAACAAGTCCGAGATCTATTTCCATGCCGCAGCAGACCATCTGAAGATTTCCGATCGGATGCGCACGCTGCTGCTGACACCTGAACGCGACGTGAAAGTTCAGTTGGCCGTTCGCTTGGATAATGGCGAAGTGGGAACATTCGTCGGCTATCGTGTCCAGCACGACGGTGCCCGCGGCCCCATGAAAGGCGGATTGCGTTACCACCCCGAAGTCGATGATCTTGAAGTACAAACCCTGGCCCAGCTCATGACCTGGAAAACCGCCGTCGTCGACCTGCCCTACGGCGGTGCCAAAGGCGGGATCGCCGTCGATCCACGAAGTCTGAGCAGCGGAGAACTCGAGCGGCTAACACGCAAATTCGTCGATCAGATTCACGACATGGTCGGCCCCGACACCGACATTCCTGCACCGGACATGGGCACCAACAGTCAGGTGATGGCTTGGTTCATGAACCAGTACCAAAAGTACCACGGCTTTCAGCCGGCCTGTGTGACCGGAAAGCCGCTGGAACTGCACGGGTGCGAGGGACGTGAAGAAGCGACCGGCCGCGGCGTCGTCATCATCGCCAATCGGTTGTTCCATCAGTTGGGACAGGAACTCAAAGGGAAGACCGTTGCCCTGCAGGGGTTCGGTAACGTCGGTCTCTACACCGCCAAGTTCTTGTTTGAACGGGGCGCGAAAATTGTCGCGATCACCGATGTCCGAGGTGGATGTGCAAACCCGAATGGACTGAACATTCCCAAGCTGGCGGAATACGCCAAATCGAACAACGGCGTGCAAGGTTTTCCCGAGTCGGAACCGCTCGACAACGAAGGCCTGTTCGCCACCAAGTGCGATCTACTGATCCCCGCCGCCTTGGGCGGACAACTCACCGCGAAAACCGCTCCGATCGTCCAAGCCAAATACATCGTCGAAGCCGCCAACGACCCGACGACGCCGGAAGCGGACGAGATCTTCCACGAACGCGGCATCCTGGTCGCACCAGATATTCTTGCCAACGCGGGTGGTGTGACGGTCAGCTACTTCGAGTGGGTTCAGAACCGCTCGGTCGTGCATTGGCCGCTGGAAGAAATCCGCGCCAAACTGGAACTGAAGATGACGGCGGCATTCGATGCCGTTTGGAAAATCGCCGAGGAGCGCAAAGTTCCGCTTCGCACCGCCGCCTATATTCTGGGGATCGGCCGCGTGGCGAAAGCCACGGAACTCGCCGGCGTCTCGTGACGAGCCCCCACTTAACCCAGATGAAAACCGGATGAAATCCGCAAACGAGCTCTCTGCTGATCAGCCGAGGGCTCGCTGTATTCCGATCACGACAGAATTCCCTGAACGACCTTTCCATGCACGTCGGTCAAGCGATAGTCGCGCCCGCTGTGACGATACGTCAAACGCTCGTGATCGAGCCCCATCAAATGCAGGATCGTCGCATGGAAGTCGTGCATATGCACGGGATCCTTCGCCACGTCGATCCCAAACTCGTCGGACTCGCCGTACGTGATCCCCGGTTTGACGCCCGCGCCTGCCAGCCACGATGAAAAGACCCAGTGATGATGATCGCGGCCTTTTGCCGTCCCGGATTCTTGAAACGGCGTGCGACCGAACTCGGTCGTCCACACCACCAGCGTGTCATCAAACATGCCGCGTCGTTTCAAATCACGTAACAACCCCGCGATCGGCTGGTCGACATTCTTCGCCAGCGGTGCATGCGTCGCCGTATCGCCGTGAGCGTCCCAGTTATTCGACGACCCCACATCAATCAGCTCAATAAACCGGACACCCCGTTCCGCCAGTCGGCGGGCAATCAGACACTGCCAGGCAAAGCCCGCCGTGCTGCCCCGCTCCAAGCCATAAAGCTGCAGGGTTTCGTCGGTCTCTTTCGTCAGATCAAATGCATCAGGAACCTCGGCTTGCATCCCGAACGCCGTCGAGTACGACTGAATGCGTGCAGTAAGCAAGGGATCAGCGGCACGCACTGCCAAATGGCGGTCATTCATCCGCGCCATCTGCGCGAGTTCCAATTCTTGCAGCCGACTGCTGGCAACACGCCGCTGCACATTGGGGACAGGTTCGGGCCCCGGAATGACACGCGTGCCTTGATGGGCGCCCGGCAAGAAATCACTCGCCCAGACTTGCCCTCCCGCATAGGGATTTTGGGGCGCGATGACGACGAACGACGGCAGATTGCGATTCATGGTCCCCAGGCCATAGCTGACCCACGATCCAATGCTCGGCCG from Schlesneria paludicola DSM 18645 carries:
- a CDS encoding Glu/Leu/Phe/Val family dehydrogenase translates to MSTPNKSEIYFHAAADHLKISDRMRTLLLTPERDVKVQLAVRLDNGEVGTFVGYRVQHDGARGPMKGGLRYHPEVDDLEVQTLAQLMTWKTAVVDLPYGGAKGGIAVDPRSLSSGELERLTRKFVDQIHDMVGPDTDIPAPDMGTNSQVMAWFMNQYQKYHGFQPACVTGKPLELHGCEGREEATGRGVVIIANRLFHQLGQELKGKTVALQGFGNVGLYTAKFLFERGAKIVAITDVRGGCANPNGLNIPKLAEYAKSNNGVQGFPESEPLDNEGLFATKCDLLIPAALGGQLTAKTAPIVQAKYIVEAANDPTTPEADEIFHERGILVAPDILANAGGVTVSYFEWVQNRSVVHWPLEEIRAKLELKMTAAFDAVWKIAEERKVPLRTAAYILGIGRVAKATELAGVS
- a CDS encoding DUF1501 domain-containing protein; translated protein: MKDHKAFDPTRRGMLRSMVGGSLLLPGIVSQLLAEDAGSPRADDPLAPKPTHFAPKAKRVIFLYMSGGVSHIESWDPKPKLYQEAGNSVSVNEFQGRKGDFKMRLTRPQFEFSRYGKCGTEVSSLFPHMGECVDDLCVIRSMKSDHTNHYEATLGLHTGSFTFARPSIGSWVSYGLGTMNRNLPSFVVIAPQNPYAGGQVWASDFLPGAHQGTRVIPGPEPVPNVQRRVASSRLQELELAQMARMNDRHLAVRAADPLLTARIQSYSTAFGMQAEVPDAFDLTKETDETLQLYGLERGSTAGFAWQCLIARRLAERGVRFIELIDVGSSNNWDAHGDTATHAPLAKNVDQPIAGLLRDLKRRGMFDDTLVVWTTEFGRTPFQESGTAKGRDHHHWVFSSWLAGAGVKPGITYGESDEFGIDVAKDPVHMHDFHATILHLMGLDHERLTYRHSGRDYRLTDVHGKVVQGILS